Proteins encoded together in one Gemmatimonadaceae bacterium window:
- a CDS encoding FdtA/QdtA family cupin domain-containing protein produces the protein MSLNQLEWIDLPRFEDARGILTSLDVVPFEVRNAFFLHSVLSERGGHAHRRTGQLIVPVAGSFRVHASDGCDSADYALLDSCRALHVPPMHWLRLHDFTASAVCLVLTDSPHDDADYLRDWDEFVALRRAERTAR, from the coding sequence ATGAGTCTCAACCAACTCGAGTGGATCGACCTACCGCGATTCGAGGACGCGCGGGGCATTCTGACGTCGCTCGACGTCGTGCCCTTCGAGGTCCGCAATGCTTTTTTTCTGCACTCCGTCCTGAGCGAGCGGGGTGGTCACGCGCATCGCAGGACGGGCCAGCTCATCGTGCCCGTCGCCGGATCGTTTCGTGTCCACGCATCGGACGGTTGCGACTCCGCCGACTACGCGCTCTTGGATTCGTGCCGAGCGCTCCATGTTCCGCCGATGCACTGGCTCCGGTTGCATGATTTCACGGCGTCGGCCGTCTGTCTCGTGTTGACGGACTCGCCGCACGACGACGCGGACTATCTGCGCGACTGGGACGAGTTCGTGGCGTTGCGGCGTGCGGAACGCACGGCGCGTTGA
- a CDS encoding FAD-dependent oxidoreductase produces the protein MSDRRIAVLGAGMLGCCTALELARRGQRVTLVDRAHDVMQRASRWNEGKIHLGFLYPADPSRNTAARLIPGALAFKALVKRLTGRSLDALASDDDVYMIHRRSVVDAEAYAEYADSIADMIADAARAGQGETYLRDLRSARVHRLSGSELADLTASDQVVAGFRVPERSVSTVAVADAIAAAVRAEPLIEVNTGVQVRAVCRRDDGRFDVTSEPDGIELSRFDRVVNALWEGRPVVDAAMGITPPAPWSHRLRAAIYAKAKPSAIRGATVCTGPFGDIKQYGDGRLYLSWYEAGLLAQGSELAPPLTESLTSAERLARVRAETFAALSRFFPDVARVEASAESIEVHAGWVYAIGRGSLADRASALHRRDQFTMTEDRGYISVDTGKYSMAPWLAEQVAVRICA, from the coding sequence GTGAGTGATCGCCGCATCGCCGTGCTGGGCGCCGGGATGCTCGGCTGCTGCACGGCGCTGGAGCTCGCGCGGCGCGGGCAACGTGTGACGCTCGTCGATCGCGCGCACGATGTCATGCAGCGCGCGAGCCGGTGGAACGAAGGGAAGATCCACCTCGGCTTTCTCTATCCCGCCGATCCGTCCCGCAACACCGCGGCGCGACTCATTCCCGGTGCGCTCGCGTTCAAGGCGTTGGTGAAGCGGTTGACGGGACGCTCACTCGACGCGCTGGCCAGCGATGACGACGTCTACATGATCCATCGTCGCTCGGTAGTCGATGCGGAGGCGTATGCCGAGTACGCGGATTCGATCGCCGACATGATCGCCGACGCGGCGCGGGCGGGCCAAGGCGAGACATACCTGCGCGATTTGCGGTCGGCGCGTGTGCACCGGCTGTCGGGGTCGGAACTGGCCGACCTGACGGCGTCGGACCAAGTCGTTGCGGGGTTCCGCGTGCCGGAGCGCTCCGTTTCGACGGTGGCGGTGGCGGACGCGATTGCCGCCGCGGTGCGCGCCGAGCCGCTCATCGAGGTGAATACCGGCGTTCAGGTGCGCGCCGTGTGCCGCCGCGACGATGGCCGTTTCGACGTGACGTCCGAACCCGACGGCATCGAGCTCAGTCGCTTCGACAGAGTCGTGAACGCGCTGTGGGAAGGACGTCCCGTAGTGGACGCCGCCATGGGGATCACGCCGCCGGCGCCCTGGTCGCACCGCCTGCGCGCGGCGATCTACGCCAAGGCGAAACCGTCGGCGATCCGAGGAGCGACGGTGTGCACGGGACCGTTTGGCGACATCAAGCAGTACGGCGACGGACGGTTGTACCTCTCGTGGTACGAGGCCGGACTGCTCGCCCAAGGGAGCGAGCTCGCGCCGCCACTCACGGAGTCGCTGACGTCAGCCGAGCGACTCGCTCGAGTGCGGGCCGAGACGTTCGCCGCGCTGTCGCGGTTCTTCCCGGACGTGGCGCGAGTCGAGGCGTCGGCAGAGTCGATCGAAGTCCACGCCGGTTGGGTGTATGCGATCGGCCGAGGGTCGTTGGCCGATCGCGCGAGCGCGCTGCACAGGCGAGATCAATTCACGATGACCGAAGACCGCGGCTACATCTCGGTCGACACCGGCAAATATTCGATGGCGCCGTGGCTGGCGGAGCAGGTGGCGGTCAGAATCTGCGCTTGA